Within Rhododendron vialii isolate Sample 1 chromosome 12a, ASM3025357v1, the genomic segment TTGGCATTCTGGATTCAAGCTTCATGAGCTGAGTACAGGCTGGATGCGAAACATTGACAAATTTTGCAAATACCACAAAGCATTGTTTCAAATTCCTTGAACAACTGAAAGTTTGTCTTACCAGCACATATATAAGGTCCAGCTCGAAGCATAACTAGGAGATCCAGCTTCTGGCATAGCTTTAAAAAAGAAACTATATCTGCAATGCCCTCGAAATCAAGCTCCCCCCGACTTGGTTCGTGCAAATTCCAAGGAACATAAGTCTGAATAGTATTCAAACCAAATGCCTTTGCCCTCAACAGCCTATCTTCCCAGTACTTCAatcatcaaaaacaaaaaccaaatcagaaaatcaaaccaCAGATTCTCTCAAGCACAAAATATTTCCAACATAACAGTCGTTTTTCTATCAATTATCAAGATCTTGTTATGCATATTCTCTGCATACAGTTCTAGAAGGACATGTACTCTAAGGGACCCCCAAGACAAAAATATGTAGGTCCACCTTTGAGTATATATTGCAATGTTGGACGGCAAAGGCTAGGCTCGGCAGACTCTGTACCCAGAGTCCACCGATGGAAAAAAGGGGATCCCAGATTGACAGGACTAAACTGGGGTAGTAGAAATCCTGGATTTTTCCTTATTTGTATTGCGATTTACCTTGTTTTTGTCTATGCCTAGAATTATCCGAGAATACATCATGCTCGTCGTCAAACACACGATGCAATATATTATAACAAAAAGgtttacaaaatacaaaaggGAAGTACCTCAGGGAGGATCCGGAAATAATGCAAATCCCCACCAATAATTTGGACAGGCTTACCATCCTTCCAGAACATGTCATCGGCAATCCCAAACTGCCGAGCATTTACCTGATTCAACCAAACAATGCCATCCATTCAGGGACATACAAGACAAAAGATATCACAATTTTACTGAActcttttttggaagaaaaagatAAGAGCTACtgtagaccaggagatgcagtagttaagagagcggatatgatagctttggatagacctaaattgacattagatgctgttgaGCGccaagatatgagtataatgggtttgtgtgaacaagtggcccttgacaaagctcaatggaggaaaaggatTCGTGTAGCCGACcctaagtgattgggacataaggctcggtttggtttggtttgatttggtttatttCATTGCAAGACAATGATTAAGTCCTATCTCAGGAACATAACTTgatcaacaaaacaaagacAAGGGAACTCATTCTGTCTGTGGTTCATGGATAAGGCAAGGGAATAAAAATAACTGCAAAGGAAATCACCATTCATTGTTCATATCCATGACAAAAATATTACAATAGCAGTATCATGGATTGTTTCATTCTAGACATCACTACTTCTTTTGGTTTTCTACATAATTATATATTAACCAGTCAAATGATAAGTAGAAACAAActgttttcttcttctattttgcTACAGATTCCAAATTCGGAACAACAGGTGAAGAACAAGCAAATATCACATGATTATCCAAAGTCAGGATTAGCAAAATAATCCAggcatttcaaaaatatacctAGATCACAACTCAATTACACTGAGTCAAACAATGTGGTTCAGGATTGCAATGGTGACTGATCAACTTGAGAAATCAGAATTTATGACTTTCCAACTTGTCATCCGAGGATCAGAACATTCTTCATAATTTTTGCCTACTTAACATTTCAAAACAATTGTAGCcggaaaaaaaactaaaaaaaagaagaagcaattgTAGTAGAAAGAAACTGTTTTCCTCTTCTATTTGATACCGATTCCGACTTCGGAACAACTGGTGAAGAACAAGCAAAATAAACATGACAATCCGAACCCATTATGATTGATGAGTAAAATAATCTCTGAAGTTCAAAATATATCTAGATCACAACTCAATTACAGTGAGTCAAACAATGCAGTGCAGTATTACAATTGTGAAATAGTCAACTCGAGCAAATTCCACTTCTTCGAGCCCCAAACAATCAGAAAGCTTAATTTAACCTCCTAACCTTCCCTACTATCGCTGATCGGTCAAACAGCAACGGAGGATCATAAGTTCCTTCATTTTCACCTACTTAACATTTCAAAACAATTGCAgcaaataaaactaaaaaatataacTTTTCGCAAAAGGAAACTGCTTTCCCGTCCTATTTTACCATCGATTCCAAATTCAGAACAGCAGGTGAAGAACAATAGTCCctgaattttgaaaatacactCAGATCACAACTCAATTATACTGAGTCAAACAATGTGGTCCAGAATTACAATTGTGAAATGGTTAGTCGAGAAAATTTCCACTTTCTTCGAGTGCCAAAAAATCAGAAAGCTTAATTCAACCTCGCATCCTTTTCCTACTTAACATTTCAACACAACTGTAGCTGAATAATCTAAACCGTATCAAGAGCTAACCAGAACTATAGAGATAACTACAATTGCAGTTCGCATAAATCATCGAAAtaagtttctagagagagagatggattaCTTTTTTGTGGCGGGAAGAGcgagaggaggaagagagagagggcccAGAGGGGAGGGGAGCGAAGACGGGGGCGAAGAAAGCTCCGAAGGcgagtagagagagaaggaagaggaagatTTTTGGTGTGATACTTGGTTCCGCCGCCATGGTTGGGAATTTGGCGTCGGAGCTGATCAACGATGGGCCTCCTCCGCTGCTGTTACTACTGGCACTGGTAGTGGCGGTGCTCTTCTGTCCGGTTCTCACGTCAACCGTGTCGTATGACTCGTATCGAATCGGTTTTTTCCACCGTATGGTGTCGAATCGGTATTTTATGCCTCGCAATTGCCATTCAGACAAGAGGAATGAATTTCGGGTGCATTACGTTTAGAACCCTGAACTTTTATAAAAATCTCGTTTTCCCCCCAATGTATTTTCTTATATGCAGGTGGTACTagtaaaatattgaactctgCTAATCACACATacatctgtgcacagattttgttgtgaggTCCACTAcaggttccacacaaataatttgagccgtttattagatgtaaaatattttttcaaaggtccccgtaaaaaataagctcaatctaatacatataggtgctcgatccaattatctaaattttcattcagattttctagtaatgaaaaattagatgattagatcaagtatctataggtattggattgagctaattttttacggaaacctttgaaaaaatgttttacgtttaatgaatgactcggatcgtttgtgtgggatccgtgatgggccccacaacaaaatctatgtacaatctatgcacagattatCTGTGTAGACAGATTTTATTGGTAAATATTTCGGgggaaataattttcacactctttttgtttttgttttttgtttttggataactgcactctttttttgttacttttagTGAAATAATTACATAGAATTTTCACTAAATTCTATTTGCCAAGGATAAAAAGATTATGCGCACTCCCATTTTATGATTACAACAATTAAATGACCCAAGTATGACGGTAGTACAATGGGAGAAAATTAATTAGAGGTGTGTTGCCGAAATGACTTTTTATAACTTGAAATGTTGTGGTGGCATGGCTATAAAAATAAGTAGACCCATAGACGGATAAAGTGTTTAAGTTTTCATCTATAATCTAATTAAATGGAAGAACCTATCAAAATGAATTTCAATCACAAAACTTTCACCATGTACGGATAGTTCACTTTAAACTACTTTATCCaccagaaaagctacgtgcacagcatgctgtgcacagcagctgtgcacagcggccgttttctcccgcctcgggtcgcacaaagatgatcggagccgctcattttgttcaaaatatgttgtttaaggtctctgtaaaaaataagcttcaTTCGATATCGTTAAAGGCGTTaataaaacacccaaaatcacttcagaatttaggcttaaattctgaagtgattttgggtgttttattAACGCCTTTAACGATATCGAAtgaagcttattttttacagagaccttaaacaacatattttgaacaaaatgagcggctccgatcatctttgtgcgacccgaggcgggaaaAAACGGccgctgtgcacagctgctgtgcacgtagcacagctctttATCCACCCTAGTTGCATGCCTAACCCAAATTATCCGCCCTAGTTGCATGCCTAACCGCATaaagtatatatatttcatGAAACAGTTGCTCTGACTTTAACTAATTAGCAGATTAATTATAAGTTTTTTTGTTGACTTTAACTAATTAGCAGATCAtaagtttttttgtttaacaGAAAAGAAATTGTTACGACCAACCTCTCAGCACCTCATGGCAAGCACATAACCGGGTACCAAAAATGATATATTTCTCCTCCATCTGCTCTATGACTATATCAATAAtggcaactctctctctctctctctctctctctctctctctctctctctctctctctctctctctctctctctctctctctgtgaagagaatgagagagagagtgatgagaGCTGTGGCGTGTGGGTTTCAGAGGAATCTCCTGTCATTCTAGTTTCCCTTTTTTCCATCTTTATAATAAACAACACCACTTTTGAAGTTAATTAAGCCCATAATCTACAATATTAATCACCTAACATGGGTATACCGTATATATATGCGCGCACCTCTCCCTAGTTGTAAGTTTTTGTATTTAATTTTACGTGGAGCTACTTTATCTGATGATTGACTAATTTATGACACCCTTATAAGCAGATAAAAATTCTTACATTGATCGCTTTCTCACATTCCACGAATAAATATAATAATGCTTCAATCAATATTGTGGATTTGTCTTGAAAATTTGTTTAGTTCTTAACTTCACAACTTCGGAGTTTATTAAAGTGGCATAGAATGGCTCGGACACATGTATGTAGAGTCGTACAATACATGTGGCCGCACAAAATGCATGTGAAACCCATGCAAATCAACTTGGTAAGTGTACAAGTGTATGTACTACAAAGACAAAACTACTACGGcttgtcttttctctcttaTTATACAAAAACGCAAAGgaattaattataacctcatTATCAATGGAAATTGCTACCAATATTAAAGAGCACTACTCCATATGTAACTAGATCAAGTCATATCCTTTAGGGTTCCACATATATAGTATCTTCTTCCCTTTGGAAGaaagaaactcaagaacaacaaATATTACAAAACTAAGCACATCGAAAAGAAGTGTCCAATGCAAGAACTAGAACTAATTACCTTGCCAtgatttttgggtttgattCTGATTCTCATTAAGACCATCAATATGACTACTAAATCCAGCCATGCCCATGTTGAGAATTTCACTATGTGATAAAGGCCTCAGCCCCAAGAAATCTTTAGTCATACCCTCAAACCCATGTCCAGAAGAGAGTACTGAATCCACCATATCTTGAATATTCAGAGAAGAAGGTGCACCTGTGCCCGCACCACCAGTACCAGCCATTGCAGGTGATTCCTGCCCTCTAATAATACTACTAAGTACCCCAGAAGAAACTGCAGCTTTATTACTATTACCACCACCAAAAGGACTATGGACAAACCCAGCAGCTGCCCTCCCTTCACGTGATGAAAAATTCAGCCCAAAACCAGCTGTTTGGTTACACGGATCCGCATACACGTGATGACCCATCTGAGATGCTTTCTGTAGCAACGCAGTTGCTGACAGGTTTGGGGAGGGTCCCACAGTACTAGGGCTATTAGGGTTCTGGAAATCTTGATATAACCACACTGGGATAGTGTTATCCGGGTTCGGGTTAGTGAAATTCTGCTGCTCTTTCTTGATCATCGTGTTGTCATGATCTGTGTTGTTGATGAATTGGGATTGGACCAGGGGGTAATTAAGAAGTGGGTTTGACGAGATTGCCCTTACACTTTCTTCTGCCAAAGCATCACAGAAGGCTCTGTGAGTGATGAAACTATCCCTcctgatcatcatcatcaagaaaacaaaccaaaaggaaTCACAAAAAGTGACACAAGAAGACAGAATCGAAACCATCATTATATAGAGAAAGTGATGAGACAATGCAGATGtagtgtttcttttttcctcgATTGTACCATTTCCTGCCTTTCTCTAAGCTATGATAACTTTCCAtatttcctcttcctctcaGACACCCTCACAATGTCCTAGTAGTGCATGTGGGTATTTGCCAGAATAAGAATAATGTTATCAATGTAGACAAATGATTTACACAAACTTTGTGCAACTGGGTATACAAAAGTGAGAGCTAGGGATGATCAGCTAGATCCACCATTTGGATTAGAGTAGTGTGTAAAATATTGGCTAACATATGATTTGatcggaatatatatatatatagttaggatgtagttttatttttttgtgtgtgtggcagTCTGCTCTCTTCCTTCAACTCGTTGTACTTTTATTgggttaacaaaatttcttcCCTAATCAGAACAAAAGTAGTATgtaaattattttgttactcgcattgTTGTGTTTGGTGAGTTTAATAGTAGTAGTTTTTGAGGCATATACATTAATAGAGCCGGTCTTGAGCTAAGGCATAAAAGGCAGCTAGGCGCTAGCCCACCTAAAGTGTAGAAAATAGGTGTCCCAACTATTTTTAGTACCCAATATAGAGCTGGTCTTGAGCTAAGGCATATGCATTAATAGAGCCGGTCTACACTTTGTGATGAAAATCAGACCAATATATGTGGAGATATATACACTACTCTagctaaaataaataaattctcaTAATTCACATAATATGCGCATTGAGATGTAATCGTGACTCGTGCTATTACTATGCATTGAGACAAATCAAATGGAAGTAAATGTTTAAGGACATAGAATCTCGTGCCCTAAGTGTACAATACTGATACTTTAATACTTTAAGTCATGGTAATTGATTTAATTCACACCTCCTTTTTTTGTGATGTAATTTTACGAAACAAATGTCTAATTTTAGTACCTTTTTACACTTGAAAatacaatattgtaaattcatcaTAAGAGGATAAAAAAGAACagtggttataaaaaaagggagtgtgaaaattactacCATAATTCATACCCTTCATTGGAATGGTTAACAAAATTTAAGACACCCTACATACCGATAAATACATTTAATTAAACAAATATATGTTGCTAATATTCATACTCTACTGTAAAAAACTAAACAACCTAGCTAATCGATCAATTCATGGTGGAAATTTATTAATGGAGTATCTAGTATCTCGAGTTTAATTCCATCTTTCCTTGACAAAATTTGCACCTTTGTTCTTCACACGAGAGGTTTGTAATTAACACTACGTACCTAGGTCCTTCCCATATGTATTCGTAAAATAGCAAGTAGAGCGAAAATCAATTGGTAGGCATATACTCCGCTGCTCACTAACTATAACTAATAATCCTTCTGACTTTAATTCACCGAGGGAAAAAATTGTATattcgtaaaaaaaaaactataaccATTGAGGTTTCAACGACACTTAAACTCATGAGGTTTCCCCCAAGATAACGTGGGTTAGATTAGTTACCTCGAGAAAATGGTGCCACAATCACATCTGTACTCTCTAGTGCCACAAGTCTTGGAATGAGCTTTCCAATCAGATTGAACAGCATACTTCTTAGAGCACTTTTCACACTTCCACTTCTTCTCACCATGCTTTCTGCAAAAGTGTTTCTTGATTCCTGTCAAATCCCCAAGAGCCCTAGATGGGTCATGGTGCACACAACTAGATTCTGGGCACACATACACTTTCTTCCTTATAAGCACTATGCCTTCTTTGCCTGTAACTCTCTGCTTGAGCTTCCATGGCAAATTATGCCCTCTCCTGTGGAGCTGAAGATTTTGATCTCTCTTGAACCCTTTGTTACATACGTCACACGTGAATCTGTTTGTTGCTAAGAGAGAGTTGGGTGATAGAGATATCACTTCTGCTTCTGGGTCTGAattcaaaaccaacaaaagttcaaattttagaTGAGAATAATCGATCAACGTTATCGATAAATGAAAACTCGTACCCCACTATAGTAATAACTAATACGATGAGtacatattttcaatttttttttttgatcggcaaaaagaattttattagtaCTATAGTGGGTGATTTGTGGGTGAGCTTACAATTATTACAGTAAGGATCACAAAAGCtgcatcatttttgttttgatttgaaaacaaGAAATATGAAAACCCACATCACAAAACAACCATaaaatcaccaaaaaataattaataaaaacaaaaaaataatcagaAGCTACTTGAAATTAACCCAGCAGAATTAAGACTTGAGACAAAAACAATTAGTTAGTAATTAGTTAATTTAACCTGGGTTGCCTGGGAgacttctcttcttctttgggGCTGGTTGAGTTTGAGCACTTGGTGGAGAAAAATATTGTTGAGGAAAGATGGTGTTACTCCCAGAAGGAAAACTTGACTCATGACCAGAGACAGAAGTCAAATTAGACATGCTCGATCTCAGCTCCCTTCTTCCACacctgagttttttttttttttttttagaagatcTAATTGTTCATCATCTCATTCTAGATGATTTTTGATAAAGTGGGAGAAAATTATAGAGTGAGAGAGAAGCTAAAATTTTGAGCTGACGAGGGGTATATATCTTTGAATCCAAAATCTTCTGTTTTCACTCTAGCTATTTGGCTGTTGGCACCAACCCAAGAGACAATTTTGGTTTTGGCAAAACACAAAAggaaggggggagagagagagagagagtcagcaACTATTCAACCTTTTCATGGTTTGATGACCAAGAAATCCAATAACAACAATACAAAACTCAAGAAACAAACTAAACCTAGATCTTAGAAGTTGGAACTTGGACTTAacttggaagagagagagagagagagagagagagagagagagatgtggatgAGAACATTGAGAAGGGATAAAGATAAACTGTGTTTTTTTATCTACCTCCTGTCTAAAATCATACCCCGAGAGGCATGAGACCATAACCCTACGGCTGAATTCTCTGACGTGCACTTTCTgtctttttcctttgtttgttATCTTTCCCATCcccattacaaaaatatttttttgccttttctttattgGCTTTTCTTTCAAATACAAAGTTCAATTTTCTACTAAAAAACACACTTTCATCTCTAATGGCCATACTTTTCCCTTTACTTATACTTTTGGGGAGTTGGGGGCTGTTGTGCCATCCTACGGGTTACATTTTGGCTTTAAAAAAAGTGATTTGAGCCATTCATATGTTCGGCTCGTTAATCATgagaaattttatttaatagatATCGATTGTCACTTGTTGGAGACGCTTTTGtcataagaaattattttgaaaatcgtACTAGctttttaatatttaaaaagaTATAGGAATTTCATTTATGAtatcaatgtgatttttttgcAAACACAAACTTGATGAGCCGGCCGATGAAATAAATGGTTTGAATCACTATTTTGGAAgctgaatttttcttttcttttttcggtgGGTTTTGGTTGTACACTTGCACGTGAACTCAAGGAAATGATCATGAGGTGAAAAACAATTACTATGTGCAAAGAGAATTTACTTttccatagagagagagagagagagagagagagagagagatataattAAAGAGAGatgttaattttatattttacaTCATAGAATGTAGACCCTTCccaatttttatattttatattttacatCATAGCATGATTAATCAGTTGATTGAATCCTAACACTATGATAATGGCTAAAGGgaaattcttcttttatttcacattattttttgtttatcgTCCAGTTCATGACTTTCACTAAAGCAAACAATATTTTTGAGCAACAAAAAAGGGGccagaaatattttttttctcagcaaacgaaacattttatatAGCTCGAAATGGTACATCGAGAAAAGACTATCTAAGCATAAAGAGCTTCGAAATtccggaaaagaaaagcatcCAACAGAAAGTTGAATAAAACACCTTAGATTACATTACAATTTAAGGGGCCAGAAATATTGACATTTTTGCAATGTCCTTTTCCGATTAGAATATGCATTCGACACTAAGAATTCGAAAGGCTTGCATGTGTGGAAGTAGAAAGTGCCTACAAATTAATGAGGCTAGCTAGCTACCACTTAACTTGCATGCATGTGTTATACACTTCAAATCAATGTGCGGTTAAAAAGGGTTATGAAGCATTGCATGGGCCGACGGGGCTTTTAAGAGCGGTTGAAAAATTTCGTAATAAAGGATAATTCATACGGTATCACTTCTTTTAATTGTAGTACTAGCTTTTTCCATCAGCtagtattttattgaatttattCTCAACTTTAACTAGCAACTTGAGTCTAACTAATGGGAATTTACCAGTTTTGCAGTGAATGCAACATGGCCGAATCTAAAGTTGGGTTTGTGCTAGGAGTGACAATTTTAACCGAAAAATCGAACCGATCAATCGAATTGATCGATTTTTAGTAGATTCGGTCAGTCTAAATAtgagttcggttcggttcggttttcattttttaaagttttccggttcagttcggttcggtttcggtttcgGTTTCGGTTTCGGTTTGTACAAAATTAACACTGAAATGCACCAAACCGAACATAATTATGTGGGTATTTTTTAGCCCTTTAATCTTAGCCGTTCATCTAGTCATATATACCTAACCCTAATATTTTCCTCTCCAATCTCCACGCCACATCTCAATTCTTCCATTCTCTGATATCTCCACCAAGTAGCCATGGAAGTTGGAACCTCCATAccgacatctctctctctctctctctcccttcctctTTCTTCGTCCCTCTCccaattttttctctctcatcgaATCTCTCTCAGTCACCTCCTCTCTCTCGtcgtctccctctctttctccccaTTTCTTTTCCTCGATAACCAGATCGACAATCAAACTCGTTTGAAGGCCTCACAGTAAATCAAGCTTGTCTGCTACATAGATTAGGAATTTCTGAAATTTCTCTATAGAATATTTTTCCTTTAtaatttttgttgacaaaacCGACTAAACTGACCGAACCGGTAAACGATGAACCGAACCGAACGGTTTTGCAAAAGTTTTGATCGGTGTCGGTTTGGGATATGAGGAAACCGACAGTTTTGGTTCGGtgaaaaatatggaaaaaaaatcaaccgaAGCGAACCGATATCATCTCTAGTTTGTGCAATGCATGAGAGGGAGAAAGAGTGTTGGgcttagagagagatagagagagagagagagagaatattttgtgcagggagagagagagagagagaatattttgtGCAAGGTGATTAGGTGAGAGAGTTCACGGGGAGACAATGGGAAAAGGCATCGGGCCCCTCATTGAATGATTGAGATATCATAGGACCCCACTCAATTTGATAAATTGTTTAGTTACGCGTGAACGAggtcctttcttcttctttttctaataaccgcGGAAAATTAGATTACAAAATAATAAGTTCGGGATATTTAGCCTCTACAATATCTTTTtggcaaaatattttttttgcaatatttaGCCCTTACAATATAATAAGTTCGGGATATTTAGCCCCTACAATATTCCTCATGTTTTGTCATTTCAATATAATAAATTCGGAATACTTATTATATTTAGCCCCTACAATATAATAAGTTCGGGATATTTAGCCCCTATAATATCTTTTTTGCAATTGAAATGACAAAACATGAGGAATAACAGTAAATAAAACTTCAGAAATaatataggtaccgacggctggggagggatttcgtaccgaccggTCGCGCCGGAccctctccggccaccggacggccgatccgagccgtccaaaaattctaaaaaaaaaaaccgaggggcctctCATGGAAATCAATGGCATCccaggtgtgtagggtgcttgatccgagcacccatttttcgtgtatatatgtctatacgtgtatatacacaaaaaagaggtgttcggatcaagcaccctacacacttcggatgccgttgattcccgcgatgggcccctcggtttttttttttagaatttttggacggctcggatcggccgtacggtggccggagactgccggtcggtacgaaatccctcccggccggtcggtacttATAGCACAACTCATAAAACTATCTTTGCTAAAAGATCTATATGTGCACTTGTTTGTCTCTTGGAACAGAAAATTCCAAGAGATGGTCTTTAATAACAGAAAATTCCCGAAATGGTCTTTAATGAAACCGCCTGGCGCTGCATTTCCAACTTTATCCACTGCCCCGTCGGTGTTGATTTTTACTATTAATCCAAA encodes:
- the LOC131310737 gene encoding protein indeterminate-domain 11-like, yielding MSNLTSVSGHESSFPSGSNTIFPQQYFSPPSAQTQPAPKKKRSLPGNPDPEAEVISLSPNSLLATNRFTCDVCNKGFKRDQNLQLHRRGHNLPWKLKQRVTGKEGIVLIRKKVYVCPESSCVHHDPSRALGDLTGIKKHFCRKHGEKKWKCEKCSKKYAVQSDWKAHSKTCGTREYRCDCGTIFSRRDSFITHRAFCDALAEESVRAISSNPLLNYPLVQSQFINNTDHDNTMIKKEQQNFTNPNPDNTIPVWLYQDFQNPNSPSTVGPSPNLSATALLQKASQMGHHVYADPCNQTAGFGLNFSSREGRAAAGFVHSPFGGGNSNKAAVSSGVLSSIIRGQESPAMAGTGGAGTGAPSSLNIQDMVDSVLSSGHGFEGMTKDFLGLRPLSHSEILNMGMAGFSSHIDGLNENQNQTQKSWQGN